One window of the Labilibaculum sp. genome contains the following:
- the dprA gene encoding DNA-processing protein DprA has product MEDIYKIAISFLNGIGPVNTKKVIAYTGSVEGLFKEKKQNLLKIPGIGMSFIDKLDRDNAVQSAEEELKFIADNHIRVSFYLEKDYPQRLLNCADSPCTLYYKGNTDFNAARTISIVGTRNASDYGREICNKLIQDLSGKEIKPIIISGLAYGVDICAHKAALRNQLQTIAAIGHGLHIMYPSQHKRYAEEIVNQGALISEFTSKSKFDPKNFVRRNRIIAGMSDATIVIESAAKGGSLVTADIANSYNRDVFAFPGRINDKSSAGCNKLIKTNQAHLIESVADLEYILGWENKTESSKTIQTKLFIELSPEEKSLVQILKEKGSMPIDSISMKTSFSMSKVSGLLLKLEFEGIIKSLPGKIYTLNT; this is encoded by the coding sequence GATAGGTCCGGTTAATACAAAGAAAGTAATTGCTTATACTGGAAGTGTTGAGGGCCTGTTTAAAGAGAAAAAGCAAAATTTGTTAAAAATTCCGGGGATAGGAATGTCTTTTATCGATAAGTTGGATCGGGATAATGCGGTTCAATCGGCTGAAGAAGAGCTAAAGTTTATTGCAGATAATCATATTCGTGTTAGTTTCTATTTAGAGAAAGATTATCCGCAAAGATTACTGAATTGTGCCGATTCGCCTTGCACACTATATTATAAAGGAAATACGGATTTTAATGCGGCACGTACTATTAGTATCGTAGGCACTAGAAATGCCAGCGATTACGGACGAGAGATCTGCAATAAGTTGATACAGGATTTATCCGGAAAGGAGATTAAGCCTATAATTATAAGTGGCCTTGCATATGGTGTTGATATTTGTGCCCATAAAGCAGCTTTGCGAAACCAATTGCAAACTATTGCTGCAATTGGTCACGGATTGCATATAATGTATCCTTCGCAACATAAAAGATATGCTGAGGAAATTGTGAATCAGGGTGCCTTAATTAGTGAATTTACATCCAAAAGTAAATTTGATCCTAAAAATTTCGTTCGGAGGAACAGAATCATTGCAGGGATGTCAGATGCTACAATTGTTATTGAATCGGCGGCGAAGGGAGGTTCTTTGGTAACTGCTGATATTGCCAATTCTTACAACAGAGATGTTTTTGCATTTCCCGGACGAATAAATGATAAGAGTTCTGCGGGTTGTAATAAGCTAATAAAAACCAATCAGGCACACCTTATAGAAAGTGTTGCCGATTTGGAATACATATTGGGATGGGAAAATAAGACTGAAAGTTCTAAAACAATTCAGACAAAATTATTTATTGAACTGAGTCCCGAGGAAAAGTCACTTGTTCAGATACTTAAAGAGAAGGGCAGCATGCCTATTGATAGTATTAGTATGAAAACCTCATTTTCCATGAGTAAGGTGTCTGGTTTGCTTCTAAAATTGGAATTTGAAGGCATAATCAAATCACTTCCGGGGAAAATCTACACTTTGAATACATGA
- the gdhA gene encoding NADP-specific glutamate dehydrogenase, translating to MEAKINEFMEGLKAKTPGEAEFHQAVQEVVETVWETYDANPKYKAAKILDKMCEPERTIMFRVPWINDNGEVEINRGYRVEFNSAIGPYKGGLRFHPSVTLSALKFLGFEQTFKNSLTTLPMGGGKGGSDFNAKGRSDNEIMRFCQSFMTELCRHIGPNTDVPAGDIGVGGREIGYLFGQYKRIRNEFVGVLTGKGLEFGGSLIRPEATGFGSVYFAQHMLAENNETLEGKIVALSGFGNVTWGAALKLVELGAKVVTVSGPDGYIYDQEGLNAEKIDYLLDLRASNNDVVAPYAEKFGAKFFPGKKPWEVKVDLAFPCAIQNELNLEDAKLLEANGCKYVVETSNMGCTADAAFYLVDAMAFAPGKAANAGGVAVSGLEMSQNSMRFNWSTEEVDEKLGRIMKDIHDTCVKFGTENGHINYIKGANIGGFVKVAEAMLAQGCV from the coding sequence ATGGAAGCAAAGATTAATGAATTCATGGAAGGCCTAAAGGCCAAAACTCCTGGAGAAGCAGAATTTCATCAGGCAGTTCAAGAAGTAGTAGAAACAGTTTGGGAAACTTATGATGCAAATCCTAAGTACAAAGCTGCGAAGATTCTTGATAAAATGTGTGAGCCGGAACGTACAATCATGTTCCGTGTGCCATGGATTAATGATAATGGTGAAGTAGAAATCAACCGCGGATACCGTGTTGAATTCAATAGTGCAATTGGACCCTATAAAGGTGGATTACGTTTTCACCCATCGGTTACATTAAGTGCATTAAAATTTTTAGGCTTTGAGCAGACATTCAAAAACTCTTTGACAACATTACCTATGGGTGGTGGAAAAGGAGGTTCTGATTTCAACGCTAAAGGAAGATCAGATAACGAAATTATGCGTTTTTGTCAAAGTTTCATGACTGAGCTTTGCAGACACATCGGTCCTAATACAGATGTTCCTGCCGGTGATATCGGAGTAGGTGGTCGTGAGATTGGATATTTATTCGGACAGTACAAGAGAATTCGTAACGAATTTGTTGGTGTATTGACAGGTAAAGGTCTGGAATTTGGCGGATCATTAATTCGTCCTGAAGCAACTGGTTTTGGTTCTGTGTATTTTGCTCAACACATGCTGGCTGAAAACAATGAAACTTTAGAGGGTAAAATTGTTGCTCTTTCAGGTTTTGGTAATGTTACTTGGGGTGCAGCTCTTAAGTTAGTGGAACTTGGTGCAAAAGTTGTTACTGTTTCCGGTCCTGACGGATATATATATGATCAAGAAGGTTTAAATGCTGAAAAGATCGATTATTTATTGGATTTGAGAGCTTCTAATAATGATGTTGTTGCTCCTTATGCTGAAAAATTTGGTGCTAAATTCTTCCCAGGTAAAAAACCTTGGGAGGTGAAAGTAGATTTGGCTTTCCCTTGTGCAATTCAAAATGAGTTGAATTTAGAGGATGCTAAATTATTGGAAGCAAACGGATGTAAATATGTTGTTGAGACTTCAAACATGGGTTGTACTGCAGATGCTGCTTTCTATTTAGTGGATGCTATGGCTTTCGCTCCTGGTAAAGCTGCTAATGCTGGTGGAGTTGCTGTGTCTGGTTTAGAGATGTCACAAAATTCTATGCGTTTCAACTGGTCTACTGAAGAGGTAGATGAGAAGTTGGGTCGTATCATGAAAGATATTCACGATACTTGTGTTAAATTCGGTACTGAGAATGGACACATCAACTATATTAAAGGTGCTAATATTGGTGGCTTCGTAAAAGTTGCTGAAGCAATGTTGGCTCAGGGCTGCGTATAA
- a CDS encoding TatD family hydrolase, whose product MKLIDTHSHIYSDDFKDDIEEIISNCRKVNIGKILLPNIDSESIPKMNRLVQRFPDMCVPMMGLHPTSVKENYREELENCKAWLAKGSYCAIGEIGMDLYWDKAFVKEQQIVFDTQINWALERELPIVIHARDSFDEIFEILEAYRNSNLKGVFHSFTGNSEQAEKAIGLGFLLGINGIVTFKNSGLDKTIESLGLENLILETDAPYLAPVPKRGKRNESSYLVHIASKLSEIYQLSLDEVAKTTSANAEKLFNIEFK is encoded by the coding sequence ATGAAATTGATTGATACTCATTCCCATATATATTCAGATGATTTTAAAGATGATATTGAAGAAATTATCTCTAATTGCAGGAAAGTAAATATTGGGAAAATCCTGCTTCCTAATATTGATTCGGAATCTATACCAAAAATGAATCGTTTGGTTCAACGTTTTCCTGATATGTGTGTTCCTATGATGGGGCTTCATCCTACATCAGTGAAAGAAAACTACAGGGAAGAGTTAGAGAACTGTAAAGCCTGGCTTGCAAAAGGATCTTATTGTGCGATTGGTGAAATAGGGATGGATTTGTATTGGGACAAAGCTTTTGTGAAAGAACAGCAAATTGTTTTCGATACTCAAATTAATTGGGCATTGGAAAGGGAGCTTCCGATTGTTATTCATGCCAGAGACTCATTCGATGAGATTTTTGAAATATTAGAAGCTTATCGCAATAGCAATTTAAAAGGTGTGTTTCATAGTTTTACCGGAAATTCAGAGCAAGCCGAAAAGGCTATCGGCCTGGGATTTCTGTTGGGGATTAATGGAATTGTAACCTTTAAGAATTCCGGACTTGATAAAACAATCGAATCTCTTGGATTGGAGAATTTGATTTTGGAAACTGATGCACCTTACCTGGCACCTGTGCCAAAGCGGGGAAAAAGAAACGAAAGTTCGTACTTGGTTCATATAGCCAGTAAACTTTCTGAAATTTATCAGCTTAGCTTGGATGAGGTGGCCAAAACAACAAGTGCAAATGCGGAAAAATTATTCAACATTGAATTCAAATAA
- a CDS encoding asparaginase: protein MEQKQTSILIIYTGGTIGMVNDPKTGSLKPFDFDHILKQVPELNEFGFKLESIAFDPLIDSSNLNPKVWIKIVEIIKENYQKFDGFVVLHGTDTMSYTASALSFMLDNLQKPVILTGSQLPIGTLRTDGKENLITAIEIAAAYQNGQAMVPEVCVVFENKLFRGNRTTKHNAEHFNAFHSYNYPDLAKIGIHINYNYAAIHYPSQPGELEISTSLDLNIAILKIFPGINKTVVDSILNSKGLKAVIMETYGAGNAPTDKWFIDSIKDAIEKGIIVYNVTQCAAGSVEMGLYETSLELLRAGVVSGRDITTEAAVTKLMYVLGKNLNSEQIKFLLNKSLKGELSQ, encoded by the coding sequence ATGGAACAAAAACAAACTTCTATTTTAATAATATATACCGGAGGAACAATTGGTATGGTGAACGACCCTAAAACAGGTTCGTTAAAACCTTTTGATTTTGATCATATCTTAAAACAGGTTCCTGAATTGAATGAATTTGGGTTTAAATTGGAATCAATAGCTTTTGACCCACTTATCGATTCATCAAACTTAAATCCTAAGGTATGGATAAAGATTGTTGAAATAATAAAGGAGAATTATCAGAAATTTGATGGCTTTGTTGTGTTGCATGGAACGGATACGATGTCTTACACTGCTTCGGCTTTAAGTTTTATGCTGGATAATTTACAGAAACCAGTTATCCTCACCGGGTCTCAACTGCCAATAGGAACATTAAGAACAGATGGGAAGGAAAATTTAATTACAGCTATTGAAATTGCAGCGGCCTATCAAAATGGACAAGCCATGGTTCCTGAAGTTTGTGTTGTGTTTGAAAATAAGCTTTTCCGGGGAAACAGGACTACAAAGCACAATGCAGAGCATTTTAATGCATTTCATTCATATAATTATCCTGATTTGGCAAAGATTGGAATCCATATCAATTATAATTATGCAGCTATTCATTACCCCAGTCAGCCGGGAGAATTAGAAATATCAACATCTTTGGATCTCAATATTGCGATCTTAAAAATATTTCCGGGTATTAATAAGACTGTTGTTGATTCAATTCTTAACAGTAAAGGATTGAAAGCTGTAATAATGGAAACATATGGGGCGGGAAATGCACCTACAGATAAGTGGTTTATCGACTCAATAAAAGATGCAATTGAAAAGGGAATAATAGTATACAATGTCACTCAATGTGCAGCTGGAAGTGTTGAAATGGGTTTGTATGAAACTAGTCTGGAGCTATTACGTGCTGGTGTTGTAAGTGGTAGAGATATAACTACCGAGGCAGCAGTAACCAAACTTATGTATGTGTTGGGGAAAAACTTAAATTCAGAACAAATCAAATTCCTTTTAAATAAATCTTTGAAAGGCGAATTAAGCCAATAG
- a CDS encoding MotA/TolQ/ExbB proton channel family protein: MLSLGASTNVFAQDETAEQATVDTTQVAEEVAEEVVEKATPVMEEEVIESTSFHQVVKKQFIQGGAMFMSFVLLTLILGLALSIERIIYLNMSTTNTKKLFANLEDALNNGGVEAAKEVCRNTRGPIASIFYQGLDRIDEGIEVVEKSVVSYGSVQMGLLEKGLSWIGLMIGLAPMLGFMGTVIGMIDAFDSIQSMGTISPAAVAGGIKVALITTVSGLIVAMILQVFYNYCTSKIDSIVNNMEDASISLLDILVKYNMKK, translated from the coding sequence ATGCTAAGCTTAGGAGCGTCAACAAACGTATTTGCTCAGGATGAGACAGCAGAACAAGCTACCGTAGATACAACGCAAGTTGCTGAGGAAGTTGCAGAAGAAGTTGTTGAAAAAGCTACCCCAGTAATGGAAGAAGAAGTGATTGAAAGTACTTCTTTTCACCAAGTTGTGAAAAAGCAGTTCATCCAAGGTGGTGCAATGTTTATGAGTTTTGTATTGTTAACACTTATTTTAGGTTTGGCTCTTTCTATCGAAAGAATCATTTACTTAAATATGTCGACAACTAATACTAAAAAATTGTTTGCTAATCTTGAAGATGCATTGAACAACGGTGGTGTTGAAGCAGCTAAAGAAGTTTGTAGAAACACTCGTGGTCCTATTGCCAGTATCTTCTACCAAGGTCTTGATCGTATTGATGAAGGTATTGAAGTAGTTGAGAAATCAGTTGTTTCTTACGGTTCTGTTCAAATGGGTCTTTTAGAGAAAGGTCTTTCCTGGATTGGTTTGATGATTGGTTTGGCTCCTATGTTAGGATTTATGGGTACTGTAATTGGTATGATCGACGCTTTCGATTCTATCCAGTCTATGGGTACTATTTCTCCGGCAGCTGTAGCAGGTGGTATTAAAGTTGCTTTGATTACTACTGTATCTGGTTTGATCGTTGCTATGATCCTTCAGGTATTCTATAACTACTGTACTTCAAAAATTGACAGTATCGTGAACAACATGGAAGATGCGTCTATCTCTCTTCTTGATATCCTTGTAAAATACAACATGAAAAAATAA
- a CDS encoding biopolymer transporter ExbD, with amino-acid sequence MARKTPEINSSSMADIAFLLLIFFLVSTTMDIDTGIYKKLPPIPEEEEINAPKVKQRNVLAILVNRNDDLLVNGEILSISQLREKTKEFILNPLNSADLPEKKLTTIPYFGDVMVSKGLVSLQNDRGTSYEMYIKVQDELAAASRELKDEKAMQKWNMKYADLDEDQQSAVRDYVPMQISEAEPKNVGGKK; translated from the coding sequence ATGGCAAGAAAAACACCAGAGATTAATTCTAGTTCGATGGCCGATATTGCATTCTTGTTGTTAATTTTCTTCTTGGTTTCGACTACTATGGACATTGATACAGGTATCTATAAAAAGTTACCGCCAATTCCAGAGGAAGAGGAAATAAACGCACCAAAGGTTAAACAACGTAATGTTTTAGCTATTTTGGTGAACCGCAACGATGACTTATTGGTTAATGGAGAAATTCTTAGTATTTCGCAATTGCGTGAAAAAACAAAAGAATTTATCCTGAACCCGCTAAATAGTGCAGATTTACCTGAGAAAAAATTGACTACAATTCCGTATTTTGGAGATGTAATGGTTTCGAAAGGTTTGGTTTCTTTGCAAAATGACCGCGGAACTAGTTACGAAATGTACATTAAAGTACAGGACGAACTTGCAGCTGCATCTCGTGAATTAAAAGATGAGAAGGCAATGCAGAAGTGGAATATGAAATATGCAGACTTGGACGAAGATCAGCAGAGTGCTGTTAGGGATTATGTGCCAATGCAAATTTCTGAAGCTGAACCTAAAAATGTGGGAGGAAAAAAATAA
- a CDS encoding biopolymer transporter ExbD, translated as MGKFKKGGSKELPEISTASLPDIVFMLLFFFMVSTTMREVELNVDVMVPSAKEIVKLEKKDLVSNIYVGIPMRKFAKTMGTEPQIQLNDQFSTVDDIQAFIAAEREARKEELRNKLTTSLKVDQYTKMGIIIDIKQELRKASSLKLNYSTRETAE; from the coding sequence ATGGGAAAATTTAAAAAAGGTGGTTCTAAGGAACTTCCGGAAATTTCAACAGCTTCTCTTCCTGATATCGTATTCATGCTTTTATTTTTCTTCATGGTTAGTACAACCATGCGTGAAGTGGAATTGAATGTTGATGTTATGGTTCCAAGTGCAAAAGAAATCGTGAAATTGGAGAAAAAGGATCTTGTTAGTAACATTTATGTAGGTATTCCAATGAGAAAATTTGCAAAAACGATGGGTACTGAACCACAAATCCAATTGAACGATCAGTTTTCTACAGTTGATGATATTCAGGCCTTTATTGCTGCTGAAAGAGAAGCAAGAAAAGAGGAATTACGAAACAAGTTAACTACTTCTCTTAAAGTTGATCAATATACTAAGATGGGTATTATTATCGACATTAAGCAAGAGCTTAGAAAAGCTAGTTCGTTAAAACTGAACTATTCTACACGTGAAACAGCGGAATAA
- the leuS gene encoding leucine--tRNA ligase, which yields MEYNFKEIEQKWQKYWTEEKTYKVEVNSEKPKFYVLDMFPYPSGAGLHVGHPLGYIASDIYSRYKTLKGFNVLHPMGYDAYGLPAEQYAIQTGQHPAITTETNINRYREQLNKIGFSYDWDREVRTCDPGYYKWTQWAFIQMFNHYFNIDSQKAESIESLVAQFELLGNGKVNAACSETDVFTADEWNAFSDIEKQTVLLSYRLAYLADTMVNWCPKLGTVLANDEVKDGASVRGGHPVEQKKMRQWSLRVSAYAKRLLDGLDNLEWTDSLKEIQKNWIGRSVGAEVNFGVKGSDLKMEIFTTRPDTIFGVTFMVLAPESDLVKELTTADCQVNIDAYIEATSKRTERERLADVKTVSGAFTGAYAVHPFTGEEIPVWVSDYVLAGYGTGAIMAVPAHDSRDYAFAKHFNLPIVQVVSGGDISEESYDAKEGQSMNSDFLNGLDVKDAIVKANEEVEARGLGKKKINYRLRDAIFSRQRYWGEPFPVYFKDGMPQMMDLDKLPLELPEIDKYLPTESGEPPLGRAKDWVTEDGYPIELNTMPGFAGSSAYYLRYMDPRNNDSLVSAEANEYWQDVDLYIGGTEHATGHLIYSRFWNKFLFDINEVCKDEPFKKLINQGMIQGRSNFVYRDKKSNKYVSYGLIEGYDTTAIHVDVNIVKNDVLDLEAFKNWMPEYKKAEFILEDGKYHCGWAVEKMSKSMFNVVNPDVIVEEYGADTLRLYEMFLGPLEAHKPWDTNGIDGVHKFLKKLWRLFHNEAGEFELASSEPTQDELKVLHKTIKKIQDDIERFSFNTSVSAFMICVNELYTLKCNNKAVLENLLVILAPFAPHVAEELWALCGNATSITKADFPEFNESFVQENIHKYPVSFNGKMRFILELPVNLSRDEIEKEVLSLERSQKWIDGKTPKKIIIVPNKIINIVV from the coding sequence ATGGAGTACAACTTTAAAGAAATAGAACAAAAGTGGCAGAAGTATTGGACTGAAGAGAAAACCTACAAAGTTGAAGTGAATTCTGAGAAGCCCAAATTTTATGTGCTCGATATGTTTCCATATCCTTCGGGGGCTGGTTTACATGTTGGTCATCCACTTGGATATATCGCTTCGGATATATATTCCCGCTATAAAACTTTAAAGGGTTTTAATGTGCTTCATCCAATGGGATATGATGCTTATGGTTTGCCTGCTGAGCAATATGCGATACAAACAGGACAGCACCCTGCTATTACAACAGAAACAAATATTAACAGATATCGTGAGCAATTAAATAAAATTGGCTTTTCATACGACTGGGATCGCGAAGTTCGTACTTGTGATCCTGGGTATTATAAATGGACCCAATGGGCATTTATTCAAATGTTCAATCACTATTTCAATATCGATTCTCAAAAAGCAGAATCAATTGAGTCTTTGGTTGCGCAGTTTGAGCTTTTAGGCAATGGAAAAGTAAATGCTGCTTGTTCAGAAACAGATGTGTTTACTGCTGATGAGTGGAACGCTTTTTCTGATATCGAAAAACAGACTGTTCTTTTAAGCTACAGGTTGGCATATTTGGCTGATACAATGGTAAACTGGTGTCCTAAATTAGGGACTGTTTTAGCGAATGATGAGGTGAAAGATGGTGCTTCGGTCCGGGGAGGACACCCTGTTGAGCAAAAGAAGATGCGTCAATGGTCATTGCGTGTTTCTGCCTATGCAAAACGTTTATTGGATGGTTTGGATAATTTGGAATGGACTGACTCTTTAAAAGAGATTCAGAAAAACTGGATTGGGCGTTCTGTTGGTGCTGAAGTTAATTTTGGAGTGAAAGGTTCTGATTTAAAAATGGAGATTTTCACTACCCGTCCTGACACAATTTTCGGTGTTACTTTCATGGTTTTAGCTCCGGAGAGCGATTTGGTGAAGGAATTAACAACAGCAGATTGTCAGGTGAATATTGATGCTTATATAGAGGCAACAAGCAAAAGAACAGAAAGAGAGCGTTTAGCTGATGTTAAAACGGTGAGCGGTGCATTTACAGGTGCATATGCAGTTCATCCTTTTACAGGCGAGGAAATACCTGTCTGGGTGAGTGATTATGTGCTTGCTGGATATGGAACGGGTGCAATTATGGCGGTTCCTGCCCATGATAGCCGCGATTACGCATTTGCGAAACATTTCAATTTGCCGATTGTTCAGGTGGTCTCAGGCGGTGATATTTCGGAGGAATCTTACGATGCCAAAGAAGGACAATCAATGAACTCTGATTTTTTGAATGGATTGGATGTAAAAGATGCGATTGTAAAAGCAAACGAGGAAGTTGAAGCAAGAGGTTTAGGAAAGAAAAAAATCAACTACAGATTGAGAGATGCAATTTTCTCACGACAAAGATATTGGGGAGAACCTTTCCCTGTCTATTTTAAAGACGGAATGCCTCAAATGATGGATTTGGACAAGTTGCCTTTAGAACTGCCAGAGATTGATAAATACTTGCCAACAGAGAGCGGGGAACCACCTTTGGGTCGTGCAAAAGATTGGGTTACCGAAGATGGATATCCAATTGAATTGAATACAATGCCTGGTTTTGCAGGATCATCTGCTTACTACTTGCGATATATGGATCCTCGTAACAATGATTCATTGGTTTCTGCCGAAGCAAATGAATATTGGCAGGATGTTGATTTGTATATTGGTGGTACCGAGCATGCTACGGGCCACTTAATTTATTCTCGTTTTTGGAATAAATTCCTTTTTGATATCAATGAAGTATGTAAAGATGAGCCTTTCAAGAAATTGATCAACCAAGGAATGATTCAGGGACGATCGAATTTTGTTTATCGTGATAAGAAATCCAATAAATACGTTTCTTACGGATTAATAGAGGGGTATGATACAACTGCAATTCATGTTGATGTGAATATTGTGAAAAATGATGTTCTTGATTTGGAAGCCTTTAAAAACTGGATGCCTGAATATAAGAAGGCTGAATTCATTTTAGAGGATGGAAAATATCATTGTGGCTGGGCTGTCGAAAAAATGTCTAAATCCATGTTTAATGTGGTAAACCCTGATGTAATTGTAGAAGAATACGGAGCTGATACTTTGCGTTTATACGAAATGTTTTTGGGTCCGTTGGAAGCGCATAAACCATGGGATACAAACGGAATAGATGGTGTTCATAAATTTCTGAAGAAATTATGGCGGTTGTTTCATAATGAAGCAGGTGAATTTGAATTGGCAAGCAGTGAGCCAACACAAGACGAATTAAAGGTTCTTCATAAAACCATTAAGAAAATACAGGATGATATTGAGCGTTTTTCATTCAATACCTCAGTTTCAGCTTTCATGATTTGTGTGAATGAGTTGTATACTTTGAAGTGTAACAATAAAGCCGTTCTTGAAAATCTTTTGGTTATTCTTGCTCCTTTTGCACCTCATGTTGCTGAAGAATTATGGGCTTTATGTGGAAATGCAACAAGTATAACAAAGGCAGATTTCCCGGAGTTCAACGAAAGTTTCGTTCAGGAAAATATTCATAAATATCCTGTTTCATTTAATGGTAAAATGAGATTTATACTTGAATTACCCGTAAATCTAAGCAGAGATGAAATAGAAAAGGAAGTTCTTTCTTTAGAAAGATCTCAAAAATGGATCGATGGAAAAACGCCTAAGAAAATTATAATCGTTCCTAATAAGATCATTAATATAGTAGTATAA
- a CDS encoding YitT family protein, producing the protein MKINYSEIKSLVVITIGMAIYCFSWAAFLIPSGIIGGGVSGIGTLIYFASAKAIPVGYSYFIINAFLILIALKILGSKFGVKTVFAIIVGSVLLSVLPKLIPEPLVNEKFMAAIIGGALSGIGVGITISQGGSSGGTDIIAMIINKYKNISPGRIILYLDIFIIASSYIVFKDVPTIVYGYVVMSITAYAIDMVISGSKQSAQLFIISTEFEKIANEITGTMNRGVSVVDATGWYSKESKKILMVVVRKHEAPSIFKLVKQIDGNAFISMGSVMGVYGLGFEEIRG; encoded by the coding sequence ATGAAAATAAATTATTCTGAAATAAAATCCCTGGTAGTAATTACTATTGGGATGGCAATATATTGCTTTAGTTGGGCAGCCTTTTTAATCCCATCTGGTATAATTGGAGGAGGGGTTAGTGGTATTGGTACATTAATTTATTTTGCGAGTGCAAAAGCAATTCCTGTTGGTTATTCTTATTTTATTATTAATGCCTTTTTAATACTGATAGCTCTAAAAATATTGGGTAGTAAATTTGGTGTTAAAACAGTATTTGCAATTATTGTGGGGTCGGTATTACTTTCAGTTTTGCCGAAGCTTATTCCTGAACCTTTAGTGAATGAGAAATTTATGGCTGCAATTATCGGAGGTGCCTTATCCGGAATTGGAGTTGGTATCACGATATCTCAAGGAGGTAGTTCCGGAGGTACTGATATTATAGCAATGATTATCAATAAATACAAAAATATCAGTCCCGGACGTATTATATTATATCTTGATATTTTTATCATTGCTTCATCTTATATCGTGTTTAAAGATGTACCTACTATTGTGTATGGCTACGTAGTAATGTCTATTACAGCTTATGCTATTGATATGGTGATTTCTGGATCGAAACAATCTGCTCAGCTTTTTATTATTTCAACAGAGTTTGAAAAGATTGCCAATGAAATTACCGGGACTATGAACAGGGGAGTGTCTGTGGTGGATGCAACCGGCTGGTATTCAAAGGAAAGCAAAAAGATATTGATGGTTGTGGTTCGAAAACATGAAGCTCCATCGATCTTTAAATTAGTAAAACAAATTGATGGAAATGCCTTTATATCAATGGGATCGGTAATGGGGGTTTATGGCTTAGGTTTTGAAGAAATAAGAGGGTAG
- a CDS encoding YitT family protein — protein MSKFDFQSYLIITIGLLVGSLAWTGFIIPAEIVGSGVGGIATMIYYVTGFKVGYSVFLINSVFLLVALRVLGFGFGVKTIYGITVLSFFLWLFQSLITEPLVSDRFMCAIIGGILAGASAGMILSRGGSTGGTDILAMMINKYKNYSPGQLLLTIDVVIISSSYLLEHSIEQVVYGFVTMGVSAYCVDMIIEGSKQSVQIFIFTRKPDEIRKEVVYTLDQGITVLSATGGFSGEDVKVLMLLARKRESQTILNMIKLVDPDAFISLGSVMGVYGKGFDKIK, from the coding sequence ATGTCAAAATTTGATTTTCAGTCATACCTAATTATCACAATAGGCTTGTTGGTCGGTTCGCTTGCGTGGACCGGATTCATTATTCCTGCAGAAATTGTAGGTTCGGGTGTTGGTGGTATTGCAACCATGATTTACTATGTAACAGGTTTTAAGGTTGGATATAGTGTTTTCCTTATCAATTCTGTTTTTCTTCTTGTTGCATTGCGCGTTTTGGGTTTCGGTTTTGGTGTTAAAACCATTTATGGAATTACTGTTCTTTCCTTTTTTCTTTGGCTGTTTCAGTCCTTAATAACAGAGCCCTTGGTTTCCGATCGATTCATGTGTGCTATCATTGGAGGAATACTGGCTGGAGCCAGTGCCGGAATGATATTGTCACGCGGAGGGAGTACAGGGGGAACTGATATTCTGGCCATGATGATTAATAAGTATAAGAATTACAGCCCCGGACAATTGTTACTTACAATTGATGTTGTTATTATTTCGTCTTCGTATTTGTTAGAGCATTCCATTGAACAGGTTGTATATGGATTTGTTACTATGGGAGTAAGTGCCTATTGTGTTGATATGATTATTGAGGGAAGCAAACAGTCTGTACAGATCTTTATTTTTACACGAAAGCCTGATGAGATTAGAAAAGAGGTTGTGTATACCCTTGATCAGGGAATAACTGTTCTTAGCGCAACAGGTGGTTTTAGTGGGGAAGATGTTAAGGTGTTAATGCTGTTGGCCAGGAAAAGAGAATCTCAGACTATTTTGAATATGATTAAGCTGGTAGATCCGGATGCATTCATTTCACTGGGAAGCGTAATGGGAGTTTACGGGAAGGGATTCGATAAGATTAAATAG